The DNA window GTGGGttctttttaattcatcaatcaacttTCTTTTgctcttggttttctttttcttcttcttcttcttgtttcttgAAGAAGTTGCTAACTTACTgttcttagtgtttttttttgttttttttccagagGGACTAATTAGCGgtttctctctgtttctttctcCTCTGTAACAGGAAATGCCACTGCAttgtttctcttcttggctCCAACGTATGCACCGGACTTGTTCAtttagctctctctctctctctctctctctctctctctctctattagGTTAAGCTAAAGCTAATGTGTATTTATGGATAATTTGTCGATAGGATCACGTTCAGGAGGATCATAAGAAGCAAGTCTACAGAGCTGTTTTCTGGCATTCCATATGTAATGACCATGCTCAACTGCCTCCTTTCTGCTTGGTGTGTGCTCTTCTCGTCTTTTCAactacttattttcttttcgaATTGTGCTGTTTTACGCTTTCTAGAACAGTAGTTTGGTTTAGCTTTAGAAGGGTAATCTTGTCAACTAATTGCTTTTGTTTATCAAGAATAACCCGAAAGGCAAAATATATCTAGCCATCTTCGGCACGTACATCCTCAAACCACATGATATTTGAAGTAAACCAGTGCTGATGTTTTTCTCCCTGctatgttttataattaatagtctGTTAGTACTGTTTTGCGGCTTAACTTACTATATATTCTGGTATATATATTAGACACAACGAACAAAGCATAgtgctgttttttctttttcttttttccttgattgATGATTTAGCTGATTTATAGCTAATTAGGATCTATTAAGTTTGTTGACTCAACTTGAGTTTTCTGCATGTTAATTCGGGCAGGTGCATCTGTTATTTCTGGTTACATTAATTTTGTCGACTCGCCACCAGTTAATTGTTGATACTATACTTTGTGGCAGGTATGGAATGCCCTTTGTGTCTAAGAACAACATTCTGGTGTCAACAATCAATGGAACTGGTGCAGTAATTGAGGCAGTTTATGTCTTGACCTTCATCATCTATGCACCAAAGAAGGAGAAGGCTAAATTCATTGGCCTCCTCACGCTTGTGCTCACCACTTTTGCTGGCGTGGCCTTGGTGTCCCTTGTCGTTCTTCATGGCAAACCCAGGGAGATATTCTGTGGCTTTGCTGCTGCTATTTTCTCAATCATCATGTATGGCTCCCCTCTGTCTATTATGGTACGTCAAATTACTCTAATTTTCTTCACGGTATACTTGCTGTTCCTGGCCGAGAAAAGAGAAGCATATTCCTTATAATTTGACAAGCTAGCTCCTTTGTTATTATAGTTTTGAGCGTGTGCATGTATCATTTAGTATTAATTGACTGCTGACATTCTGTAGTTTGGTACATGGTTTACTTTCTCCAGAAAATTAGAAAACtgatggttttgtttttcatgccaGTCAAAGTGTATTTTATAAGCTGCGAATAATATCTTCTTCGTCGTTTTCTCGTTTGGAATGGGAGATACAACCCGTGTGGaggatatataatattatattatacgtacgaagtataattaaattaagcatGTAGTAGCAACCCTTTatggctttatatatataaaaaggtttTTCTACGAAGTTTATAATAGTAGGCTATACATGCAGTGCCCTTTTTTgttagataattattttatgtgatttttcttGTACCTGCAGAGGACAGTGGTTAAAACGAAGAGCGTGGAGTTCATGCCATTCTTCTTGtctctttttgtcttcttatgTGGCACTTCCTGGTTTGTCTTTGGGCTACTTGGTGGTGACCTTTTTGTTGCtgtaagttaattaatttagttatccCTAGTCAAATTACTGATCACGTCAGACTAGCATGCCTGCCCAGTGGGGTTCAATGTTGCAAAAATCTCATCGTTTTATTTTACTGGAAATATGCTTGTCGTGCCATATGTTACAGGTCCCGAATGGAGTTGGCTGTGGTCTTGGGGCATTGCAGCTGATCTTGTACTTCATCTACCGGAACAACAAGGGAGAAGACAAGAAGCCCGCCCTCCCTGTTAAGTCAATGCAGATGGGTATCGCAAAACTCCACCAACAGAAGGAGTTGGTTGCCAATGGATCCCATGTTGCTGATAAGGTGTAAATGACTTCAATATTGTGCGTGCAAGCTTAATTTATAAGACACCAGAACTGCCTCGATCCTAGTTTACTTGACAAGCGTGCGTGATGTTACCTTGTTTGCTGCATGCAAGTTTGGTCACTTGTTACGAGTCTTTGTTCTATTCGAAACCctcttgtattttctctctgCAAATAATTACAACGCCAATTTTAATGTTGGTACTATACAAACGAAAAGTAGCGTGCTTTCTGTGGGTGTTTTGACTACTTTTAAAACTACCTTAGTAAGGAGTACATTGCATAATGTTTTGGTCATTAATTCAGCTGCCAGTgattatataattaacaaaatgatccgtctaaaaaaatactatgtaaAGCcggatatataaaaaatatgatttcaaaataaatatatttttttaaaataaagatttattgtataaaataaaaaaatcttcaaaaattaaatacaaaaaaaatattttttcttaaaaagcctcaatttaaaaaaagccTACAAAACTCGTGGTCTAAGCCGTAAAACCAGGACCTATTCGTATccactaaatttatttattaaaatcaataaaagataataaaaatagaaacatatATGAAAGtgagtgaataagataaaagaaaaaaaattacgcAAGACcagacatattaaaaatattatttcaaaataaatatgtttttataaaataaagcttatctgttcaaaaataaaaagaaattcttcaaaaattaaatacaaaacaaaacactaaaaaaaaaaacctctacaAATAGAAACACATATGAAAGtgagtgaataagataaaagaaaaaaaatacgcAAGACCagacatattagaaatattatttcaaaataaatatttttttataaaataaagcttatctgataaaaaataaaaagaaattcttcaaaaattaaatacaaaacaaaacattttaaaaaaaaaacctctactAAAAAAAGGCATGCAAAACTCATGGTCTAGCCCATGAAATTGGGATAaatcaatacaatttttttttaagataaccACAAAacgaatcttaaaaaaaaaaacaataatgaagtatgataaaatcataaaagaaaatgtaaaaaaaaaaaaacaaaatccctaATCGTATCAACTCTTAAAACTCGTGACCTGTGTCATTAGATTTGAAGCATGACCAATTAAAAAACCTCGAAACccaatccccaacaaatcaaaagatGAAACCGAGGAAAACAtctatcacaaaaaaaatataattaaaagaatgagagtgaaactaaaaataaaaaataaattagaaggcatcaaaaattttaaataagtgttaaattggaaagaaaaaactttaacgaaaagaaaaggaaatcaaaagaatgagcgctaaattaaaaaaataaaacaatataaactttg is part of the Populus trichocarpa isolate Nisqually-1 chromosome 2, P.trichocarpa_v4.1, whole genome shotgun sequence genome and encodes:
- the LOC7467837 gene encoding bidirectional sugar transporter SWEET1 isoform X3, with translation MEIAHFLFGIFGNATALFLFLAPTITFRRIIRSKSTELFSGIPYVMTMLNCLLSAWYGMPFVSKNNILVSTINGTGAVIEAVYVLTFIIYAPKKEKAKFIGLLTLVLTTFAGVALVSLVVLHGKPREIFCGFAAAIFSIIMYGSPLSIMRTVVKTKSVEFMPFFLSLFVFLCGTSWFVFGLLGGDLFVAVPNGVGCGLGALQLILYFIYRNNKGEDKKPALPVKSMQMGIAKLHQQKELVANGSHVADKV
- the LOC7467837 gene encoding bidirectional sugar transporter SWEET1 isoform X1, whose protein sequence is MEIAHFLFGIFGNATALFLFLAPTITFRRIIRSKSTELFSGIPYVMTMLNCLLSAWYGMPFVSKNNILVSTINGTGAVIEAVYVLTFIIYAPKKEKAKFIGLLTLVLTTFAGVALVSLVVLHGKPREIFCGFAAAIFSIIMYGSPLSIMRTVVKTKSVEFMPFFLSLFVFLCGTSWFVFGLLGGDLFVAVPNGVGCGLGALQLILYFIYRNNKGEDKKPALPVKSMQMGIAKLHQQKELVANGSHVADKV